In one Rugosibacter aromaticivorans genomic region, the following are encoded:
- a CDS encoding RidA family protein gives MVKVTACNPSALAPAKAFTHALAVEGAQRWVFISGQVALDVTGQVIAPGDLFAQLEATLQNLGHALHAAGATFRDLVKVTIFVVDLDPDDLARIREVRSRYLPQDPPIAITLVGVAQLAFPGLRIEIEGTAAL, from the coding sequence ATGGTTAAAGTCACCGCGTGTAACCCGTCGGCGCTCGCACCTGCCAAGGCATTTACGCATGCCTTGGCGGTTGAAGGCGCGCAGCGCTGGGTTTTTATTTCCGGGCAAGTCGCGCTGGATGTCACTGGACAGGTGATCGCGCCGGGAGATTTATTTGCTCAGCTCGAAGCCACCCTGCAAAACCTCGGTCATGCGCTTCATGCGGCGGGCGCTACTTTTCGCGATCTGGTCAAAGTGACGATTTTTGTGGTTGATCTTGATCCTGACGATCTTGCGCGGATTCGTGAAGTTCGTTCGCGTTATTTGCCGCAAGACCCACCCATTGCGATTACCCTGGTGGGCGTTGCGCAGCTCGCTTTTCCCGGGCTGCGCATCGAAATTGAGGGCACTGCGGCGCTTTAG
- a CDS encoding AEC family transporter produces MYQQLIPMTLVLLLGVLWRHMSSARLPSAQVRSVLGILIINFVAPALIVEVMLTSNLKQELFQVPASGNVTIMVILLLSLALYVMLLRLHIITRVQAGALVLASTFGNGMGMALPAVSALLGLPQRDIPVVYDLLATVPFVWIIGVLLCAHFGTRVASGGLGKELLRLPPFWALAIALGMRYFGLVLPDPIMKTLHLLGSAAVPLLLLMVGMTLHVGREMRFGLLIPVVGLKLFLSAGLAFGVGHIVGLQGATLAATVLTAAAPPVGVGVALCDRFHLDTELFGTAMTMTTVLYVVLVPWLVSWLA; encoded by the coding sequence ATGTATCAGCAACTCATTCCCATGACCCTCGTGCTGTTGTTAGGTGTGCTGTGGCGGCATATGTCTTCGGCTCGCTTGCCATCTGCTCAAGTACGCTCTGTACTGGGTATTTTGATCATTAATTTCGTTGCGCCGGCGTTGATTGTTGAAGTGATGCTCACGTCGAATCTCAAGCAAGAGTTATTTCAAGTACCAGCGAGCGGCAATGTAACCATCATGGTTATTTTGTTACTCAGTCTGGCGCTCTATGTCATGCTGTTGCGGTTGCATATCATTACCCGTGTGCAAGCGGGGGCGCTTGTTTTGGCCAGTACGTTTGGCAATGGTATGGGCATGGCACTGCCCGCAGTGTCGGCGCTTTTGGGGTTGCCACAGCGCGATATTCCCGTGGTTTATGACTTACTAGCCACCGTTCCTTTTGTATGGATTATTGGCGTGTTGCTGTGCGCTCATTTCGGCACACGCGTCGCAAGTGGCGGCTTGGGCAAGGAGTTATTGCGCTTGCCCCCTTTTTGGGCATTGGCCATTGCTTTGGGTATGCGCTACTTTGGCCTTGTGCTACCGGATCCCATCATGAAAACGCTGCATCTTTTGGGCAGCGCTGCCGTCCCTTTATTGCTCTTGATGGTAGGCATGACCTTGCATGTTGGGCGCGAGATGCGTTTTGGTTTGCTGATTCCCGTCGTGGGCTTGAAATTATTTTTAAGCGCAGGATTGGCATTTGGTGTCGGGCATATCGTTGGATTGCAGGGCGCAACACTGGCAGCAACTGTCCTGACCGCTGCAGCGCCACCGGTAGGCGTTGGCGTTGCGCTATGTGATCGATTCCACTTGGATACCGAATTATTTGGTACGGCAATGACCATGACCACAGTACTCTATGTGGTGCTTGTGCCTTGGTTGGTATCGTGGCTGGCATGA
- a CDS encoding glutamine synthetase family protein, producing the protein MPHPISAEELARNATQTAVGRTNFIGRTALDTAERRAAIEAIAARLTEEKIDVVRVCFVDTQGQVRLHAIEARHFAQAARNGVAFTTALLAMDSANLIYQNVFSADGGFGHAHMGGAGDMMALPDPATFRILPWAPKTGWVLSDLYLINGERCPFDPRWVMQKACTALESLGLSFVGGAEVEFHVFKVMDPHNELEHCTQPARPPAVIALRHGYQYMNDQITDAMEPVTTALRDALLGMQLPVRTLETEWGPGQLEVTLDPLIGVATADAIIMLRTTVKQVARRIGLVASFMAKPNLPNIFSSGWHLHQSLVNHTTGANVFAADNELLSETGRHYVGGLLQHVRAGTAFSNPTINGYKRLNANPLSPKRAVWSNDNKAAMCRLVGGHGDPATRIENRIGEPAANPYLYMASQIFSGIDGITHQKDPGPPLNDNPYAQTQMEVLPGSLLEAIDALANSKLLAETMGEAFVAHFVAQKRHEISRFMSTVTDWEQNEYFEMF; encoded by the coding sequence ATGCCCCATCCCATCAGCGCTGAAGAACTGGCACGCAACGCCACCCAAACCGCCGTCGGCCGAACCAATTTCATCGGCCGCACGGCGTTGGACACTGCAGAGCGACGTGCGGCGATTGAAGCGATTGCCGCACGCCTCACGGAAGAAAAAATCGACGTCGTTCGTGTCTGTTTCGTGGATACCCAGGGCCAGGTGAGGCTTCACGCCATTGAAGCGCGGCACTTTGCGCAAGCGGCAAGAAATGGTGTGGCATTTACCACGGCACTACTCGCCATGGACAGCGCCAACCTTATTTATCAAAACGTTTTCTCCGCCGATGGGGGCTTTGGTCACGCCCACATGGGTGGCGCAGGAGACATGATGGCCCTGCCCGACCCAGCGACGTTCCGTATCTTGCCCTGGGCCCCGAAAACTGGCTGGGTGCTAAGCGATTTGTATCTCATCAATGGCGAGCGCTGCCCGTTTGATCCCCGCTGGGTCATGCAAAAAGCGTGTACCGCCCTGGAAAGCCTAGGTCTGAGTTTTGTCGGGGGCGCAGAGGTCGAATTTCATGTGTTCAAAGTGATGGACCCGCACAATGAGCTTGAACACTGCACCCAACCGGCTCGTCCGCCTGCCGTCATCGCCTTGCGTCATGGCTATCAATACATGAATGACCAGATTACCGACGCCATGGAACCTGTCACCACGGCTTTGCGCGATGCCCTGCTCGGGATGCAGCTTCCAGTCCGCACGCTGGAAACCGAATGGGGGCCCGGGCAACTCGAAGTCACCCTTGACCCGTTGATTGGCGTTGCCACAGCCGATGCCATCATCATGTTGCGTACCACTGTCAAACAAGTCGCCCGCCGCATCGGGCTGGTCGCCTCATTCATGGCCAAACCCAACCTGCCGAACATTTTCTCCAGCGGCTGGCATTTGCATCAGTCACTGGTCAATCACACCACGGGAGCCAACGTCTTTGCGGCCGATAACGAGCTGCTATCCGAGACAGGTCGGCATTACGTGGGCGGACTGCTACAACATGTGCGTGCTGGAACGGCCTTTTCCAATCCGACCATCAATGGCTATAAACGGCTGAACGCCAATCCGCTATCCCCCAAGCGCGCCGTCTGGTCAAACGACAACAAGGCCGCCATGTGCCGTCTCGTTGGCGGGCACGGTGATCCTGCCACACGGATTGAGAACCGCATCGGCGAACCCGCAGCCAATCCTTATTTATATATGGCCAGTCAGATATTCTCGGGTATCGATGGCATAACCCACCAAAAAGACCCGGGACCGCCGCTGAATGACAACCCTTACGCGCAAACCCAAATGGAAGTGCTGCCTGGCAGCCTCCTGGAAGCGATTGATGCGCTGGCAAATTCCAAGCTGCTTGCCGAGACCATGGGCGAAGCCTTTGTCGCACATTTCGTCGCTCAGAAACGGCATGAAATCAGTCGTTTCATGTCGACAGTGACCGATTGGGAGCAAAACGAATACTTTGAAATGTTTTGA
- a CDS encoding aromatic-ring-hydroxylating dioxygenase subunit beta, translated as MNLPVSQPKPAAQPSFDLAYYERIWHMVREWKTLGEIPADRIPSREVIDAVTRLLYLEARLLDQRRLREWLALFANDGAYWIPADIDIRDPRTTVSWEFNDRRRLEERIERLETGRAYSQMPPTRTVHALSNIEVMTAESASVNVLCNFQIQTRRGGDTTPRCGWCGYVLRHEANGWRIVLKRVNLFDADLPQSNLSFTL; from the coding sequence ATGAACCTGCCGGTCTCCCAGCCAAAACCCGCAGCCCAGCCAAGCTTTGATCTTGCTTATTATGAACGCATCTGGCACATGGTGCGCGAATGGAAAACCCTGGGCGAAATTCCTGCCGACCGCATCCCATCGCGTGAGGTGATTGATGCGGTGACGCGCCTGCTTTACCTTGAAGCACGCTTGCTCGACCAACGTCGCTTACGTGAGTGGCTCGCTCTTTTTGCCAACGATGGTGCCTACTGGATTCCGGCTGACATTGACATCCGCGACCCGCGCACCACGGTATCCTGGGAGTTCAATGATCGTCGTCGCCTGGAAGAGCGTATCGAACGTCTGGAAACCGGCCGTGCCTATTCGCAAATGCCACCCACCCGGACAGTCCATGCGTTAAGCAATATCGAAGTCATGACCGCAGAATCAGCCAGCGTAAACGTGTTGTGCAATTTTCAGATTCAGACCCGCCGAGGCGGTGACACAACACCGCGCTGCGGCTGGTGTGGTTATGTCTTGCGCCATGAAGCGAATGGCTGGCGCATAGTTTTAAAACGCGTCAATCTATTCGATGCGGATTTGCCGCAAAGCAACCTATCATTCACCCTGTAG
- a CDS encoding aromatic ring-hydroxylating oxygenase subunit alpha has protein sequence MTIPSHPASAVAAVEINASSGALRNNSNRNPTAGSTRQSYQHLFRPGFVHRRLYVDEQIFHDELRYLYGRTWLYIGHESEVPQPNDFIARRVGGRPLILVHTQAGEIRVLFNRCPHRGAIVCRETHGNAKGFICGYHAWTFANDGHCSSVPLRQGYGADFNLHSVDLACPAKVDRYRGFIFAAFTSDVPSLTEHLGPAADLLDQWLDRGDRQPVVVRSGSMPFLVHANWKTIYDNAGDGYHPPFSHESMLTVFSRRYGDVDMNYYGSDFDKSPMYSKNLGNGHTFLDQRPEMHKLSAWKRQHVMPGYEAIEKALIDRLGETRALQLLDASTGSGMNLNIFPNLLIIGNQIQMPEPLAVNQTQLTWFSTTLDGAPDEINAVRMRMQEDFPSFGEVDDAGNFEACQQGMESVPEMEWIDIRRHINTARGGVDPQDGLWREPMSSDLHMRTYFQRWQELMNTGKSNSLAEENI, from the coding sequence ATGACGATTCCGAGCCATCCGGCGAGCGCTGTCGCCGCCGTTGAAATCAATGCCTCATCCGGCGCACTCCGCAACAACTCCAACAGAAACCCCACCGCTGGCTCAACCCGCCAGTCTTACCAGCACCTGTTTCGGCCCGGCTTTGTGCATCGCCGACTCTATGTCGATGAGCAGATTTTTCATGACGAGTTACGCTATCTTTACGGCCGCACCTGGCTATACATCGGTCACGAAAGCGAAGTCCCTCAGCCGAATGATTTCATCGCCCGCCGGGTCGGCGGCCGGCCACTCATCCTTGTGCACACCCAAGCCGGCGAGATTCGCGTGTTATTCAATCGCTGTCCTCACCGGGGAGCCATCGTCTGTCGTGAAACCCACGGAAATGCCAAAGGGTTTATCTGCGGATATCACGCCTGGACATTTGCCAATGATGGTCACTGTAGTTCGGTCCCTTTACGGCAAGGGTATGGCGCCGACTTCAATCTTCACAGCGTAGACCTCGCGTGTCCGGCAAAGGTTGATCGCTATCGCGGCTTTATTTTCGCTGCGTTCACTAGCGACGTTCCCTCGCTGACCGAGCACCTCGGACCCGCTGCCGATCTGCTGGACCAATGGCTTGACAGGGGCGACCGCCAGCCAGTCGTCGTGCGCAGCGGATCTATGCCTTTTCTTGTGCATGCCAACTGGAAAACCATTTATGACAATGCAGGCGACGGCTATCATCCGCCGTTTTCGCATGAATCAATGCTCACCGTATTCAGCCGCCGCTATGGCGATGTAGACATGAATTATTACGGCAGCGACTTTGATAAATCACCTATGTATTCGAAAAATCTGGGCAATGGCCATACCTTTTTGGATCAGCGCCCCGAAATGCACAAGCTGTCCGCATGGAAGCGCCAGCATGTCATGCCTGGTTATGAAGCCATCGAAAAAGCCTTGATTGACCGCCTGGGAGAAACACGCGCCCTCCAGTTGCTGGATGCCTCAACGGGTTCGGGAATGAACCTCAATATTTTCCCCAACCTGTTGATCATCGGCAACCAAATTCAAATGCCGGAACCGCTGGCCGTGAATCAAACACAGCTCACCTGGTTCTCCACCACGCTGGATGGCGCGCCGGATGAAATCAATGCCGTGCGCATGCGGATGCAAGAAGATTTTCCGTCATTTGGTGAAGTGGATGATGCGGGTAACTTTGAAGCATGCCAGCAGGGGATGGAATCTGTCCCTGAAATGGAGTGGATTGATATTCGCCGCCATATCAACACCGCCCGGGGCGGGGTGGATCCGCAAGACGGACTGTGGCGCGAGCCCATGTCCTCTGACTTGCATATGCGAACTTACTTTCAGCGCTGGCAAGAATTGATGAATACCGGCAAATCAAACAGCCTTGCTGAGGAGAACATCTGA
- a CDS encoding MBL fold metallo-hydrolase, with protein MEPHVKPFYDPITGTLTYTIFDESGGHAAIIDPVLDYDPKSGRTRTHLADQVIDFVRQQQLTIVWILETHAHADHLSAARYLQTKLGGRIGIGEHITQVQTVFKKMFHLEADFAVNGSQFDHLFAHNETFQVGRLTGHTLFVPGHTPADMAYQFNDAVFVGDTLFMPDVGSARCDFPGGDAHTLYQSVQRLFALPPATRLFMCHDYPPAGRAPAWETTVAEQRKNNIHLRDTISEAEFIRVRQARDATLEMPVLIIPSVQVNIRAGDLPPAEDNGVHYLKIPVNAL; from the coding sequence ATGGAACCACATGTCAAACCATTTTACGATCCCATCACTGGCACACTGACCTATACGATATTTGATGAATCCGGAGGGCACGCCGCCATTATTGATCCGGTGCTCGACTATGATCCAAAATCAGGCCGCACCCGAACGCACTTGGCCGATCAGGTCATCGATTTTGTACGCCAGCAGCAACTGACCATCGTCTGGATTCTCGAAACTCACGCACATGCCGATCATTTGTCTGCTGCGCGGTATTTGCAAACCAAGCTCGGCGGGCGCATTGGCATTGGCGAGCACATTACCCAGGTGCAAACCGTCTTCAAGAAAATGTTCCATCTTGAAGCCGATTTTGCTGTGAATGGATCGCAGTTTGACCATCTTTTTGCCCACAACGAAACGTTCCAGGTGGGGCGCCTGACGGGCCACACGCTCTTTGTGCCGGGGCACACACCTGCTGATATGGCGTATCAATTCAACGATGCCGTGTTTGTAGGTGACACGCTCTTCATGCCTGATGTAGGCTCTGCCCGCTGCGATTTTCCCGGAGGAGATGCGCACACACTTTACCAATCCGTACAAAGACTATTTGCGCTGCCCCCTGCCACACGGCTGTTCATGTGCCACGACTACCCACCTGCCGGTCGCGCCCCCGCATGGGAAACCACGGTCGCCGAGCAACGAAAAAACAACATTCACTTGCGAGATACGATCAGCGAAGCAGAATTCATTCGCGTTCGCCAAGCCCGCGACGCCACACTGGAAATGCCCGTACTCATTATTCCTTCAGTGCAAGTCAACATTCGGGCAGGCGATCTGCCGCCGGCTGAAGACAACGGTGTTCACTACTTGAAAATCCCCGTAAACGCTTTGTAA
- a CDS encoding ArsR/SmtB family transcription factor translates to MSATASPDYPVLSISVMRAAAGETAAVLRALSNEDRLLLLCQMSQGEYSVGELEALLDIRQPTLSQQLTVLRAEGLVNTRREGKRIFYRVSDQKVLMILTTLYQLYCPKPTRSGKRSDV, encoded by the coding sequence ATGTCCGCTACTGCAAGCCCTGATTATCCGGTGTTATCCATTTCTGTAATGCGTGCCGCTGCGGGTGAAACGGCGGCTGTGCTGCGCGCTTTGTCTAACGAAGATCGCCTGTTATTGCTCTGTCAGATGAGCCAGGGGGAATATTCGGTGGGTGAGCTCGAAGCGTTGCTGGATATTCGGCAGCCGACGCTTTCTCAACAATTAACCGTGCTGCGCGCGGAGGGTTTGGTTAATACTCGGCGGGAAGGAAAACGTATTTTTTACCGTGTATCAGATCAAAAAGTATTGATGATTTTGACCACGCTGTATCAACTTTACTGCCCTAAACCAACAAGGTCGGGCAAAAGGAGTGATGTATGA
- a CDS encoding YeeE/YedE family protein, whose translation MTIDTVHFTPIAALFGGLLIGAAAALFMLINGRIAGVSGIMGGLLRPVAGNTLWRFAFVFGLLLAPVLYGAFATLPEIQLDSGYPMLIVAGLLVGIGTRYGAGCTSGHGICGISRLSPRSIVATLLFMVAGMATVFALRHLLGVTSA comes from the coding sequence ATGACTATAGATACTGTGCATTTCACGCCCATCGCTGCACTTTTCGGTGGTTTGCTGATTGGGGCGGCAGCGGCCCTGTTCATGCTGATCAATGGCCGGATTGCCGGTGTCAGCGGCATCATGGGCGGTTTACTGCGACCTGTTGCTGGCAATACGCTGTGGCGTTTTGCTTTTGTTTTCGGGCTACTCCTGGCACCCGTCCTGTATGGAGCTTTCGCTACACTGCCTGAAATTCAATTGGATAGCGGCTATCCGATGCTGATTGTGGCTGGTTTACTGGTCGGCATTGGTACGCGCTACGGTGCGGGATGTACTAGCGGTCATGGCATTTGCGGCATTTCACGCTTATCGCCGCGTTCTATTGTGGCGACTTTACTATTCATGGTTGCCGGTATGGCGACTGTTTTTGCGCTGCGTCATTTACTTGGGGTTACCTCAGCATGA
- a CDS encoding DUF6691 family protein, which produces MNVFFSLVAGLVFGLGLIVSGMANPAKVLGFLDVAGAWDPSLAFVMIGGIAAASIGFFFARKRTQSWLGLPLQMPAARDIDRRLVLGSLLFGIGWGLAGICPGPALVLVGAGVVKGGVFALAMLLGMVLFELAEPGGRQPPAASAAANPPAK; this is translated from the coding sequence ATGAACGTCTTCTTTTCGCTGGTTGCTGGCCTTGTTTTTGGTCTTGGCCTGATCGTCTCGGGTATGGCTAATCCGGCCAAAGTGCTCGGGTTTCTTGATGTCGCGGGAGCCTGGGATCCGTCACTTGCCTTCGTGATGATCGGCGGCATTGCGGCGGCAAGCATCGGTTTTTTCTTTGCCAGAAAACGCACGCAATCATGGCTGGGTTTGCCCCTGCAGATGCCAGCCGCACGGGATATTGATCGTCGGTTAGTGCTGGGTAGTTTACTGTTTGGCATCGGCTGGGGGTTGGCGGGCATTTGCCCTGGGCCAGCGCTGGTCTTAGTTGGTGCAGGTGTGGTCAAAGGGGGCGTATTTGCCCTGGCCATGCTGCTGGGCATGGTGTTGTTTGAGCTGGCTGAGCCGGGTGGACGTCAACCACCCGCGGCTTCTGCCGCGGCTAATCCGCCAGCGAAATAA
- a CDS encoding sulfite exporter TauE/SafE family protein, which yields MLTLLAVLALGLCVGIVLGLTGAGGGILAVPALVFSQGWTVAQASPIGLLAVTGAALLGVGEAFYHKLVRYRAAFLMALAGVPMTPLGLAVAHRVSARWLAALFGLTMLIVAARLLKPIVERDEDQAPCHVNPDTGRLKWTVQTVAIMTTIGALTGFLTGLLGVGGGFVLVPALRKATDISMHGIVATSLLVIALVGSGGIIATLWQEHSFPLDVALPFIVATALGMLGGRLLIRHFEPRIVQRLFAFLVIGVACLMFYRALS from the coding sequence ATGCTGACTTTGCTGGCCGTATTGGCTTTGGGTCTATGCGTCGGCATTGTGCTGGGGCTAACCGGTGCAGGAGGCGGGATTCTGGCGGTGCCCGCGTTGGTATTCAGCCAAGGGTGGACTGTGGCGCAAGCCTCGCCAATAGGTCTTTTGGCCGTGACGGGTGCAGCCCTGCTTGGGGTGGGTGAGGCTTTCTACCATAAGCTGGTGCGCTATCGGGCAGCATTCTTGATGGCGCTGGCAGGTGTGCCTATGACGCCGCTGGGTTTGGCGGTTGCACACAGGGTTTCGGCACGGTGGCTTGCCGCGCTGTTTGGGCTGACGATGCTGATTGTTGCCGCACGCTTGTTAAAACCCATCGTTGAGCGTGATGAGGATCAGGCACCCTGCCATGTCAATCCGGACACCGGGCGCTTGAAATGGACAGTGCAAACAGTGGCCATCATGACGACGATTGGCGCATTGACGGGTTTTCTGACAGGGTTGCTCGGTGTTGGTGGCGGGTTCGTTTTGGTGCCGGCGTTACGCAAGGCAACAGATATCAGCATGCATGGTATTGTGGCTACATCGCTGCTGGTGATCGCGCTGGTAGGCAGTGGCGGCATTATCGCGACGCTATGGCAAGAGCACTCATTTCCGCTGGATGTTGCTTTGCCCTTTATTGTGGCCACTGCGCTGGGGATGTTGGGTGGCCGGTTGTTGATTCGTCACTTTGAGCCGCGCATCGTGCAGCGACTCTTTGCATTTTTGGTGATCGGGGTTGCTTGTCTGATGTTTTACCGGGCTTTGAGCTAA
- the ispD gene encoding 2-C-methyl-D-erythritol 4-phosphate cytidylyltransferase, which yields MAYYALVPAAGTGLRMEQTTPKQYLPLAGQPLIWHALRALCSSTVIDRVFVVLAAEDAYWPDQAMANLGPRLHLLRCGGRTRAQSVLNGLRGMALMLGDIAEDWVLVHDAARPCLSGALLEKLVSNVGEDAVGGLLAVPVADTLKRAGALPGKPDDAANRSIGTVPREGLWQAQTPQMFRHGLLLQALSQIDNSRDNTPGNAPTVTDEASAVEALGLAPRLVASSMSNIKVTYPSDLQLAETILNDFQR from the coding sequence ATGGCATATTACGCATTGGTTCCTGCGGCCGGTACCGGCCTGCGCATGGAGCAAACAACTCCCAAACAATATCTTCCGTTGGCCGGTCAACCATTGATCTGGCATGCGCTTCGTGCGTTGTGTAGCAGCACGGTTATTGACCGCGTATTTGTGGTGTTGGCGGCAGAAGACGCGTATTGGCCGGATCAGGCTATGGCGAACCTGGGGCCGCGATTACATCTGTTGCGCTGTGGTGGCCGAACGCGTGCGCAAAGTGTGCTCAATGGGTTGCGTGGCATGGCGCTCATGCTGGGTGATATAGCCGAAGATTGGGTGCTGGTGCACGATGCCGCGCGGCCTTGTTTGAGTGGGGCCTTGCTTGAAAAACTGGTGAGCAACGTCGGTGAAGATGCCGTCGGTGGTTTGCTGGCTGTGCCGGTGGCGGATACCTTGAAACGTGCAGGCGCTCTGCCCGGCAAGCCTGACGATGCCGCCAATCGAAGCATTGGCACAGTGCCGCGTGAAGGGTTGTGGCAAGCGCAAACGCCGCAGATGTTTCGCCATGGATTGTTATTGCAAGCGCTCAGTCAAATAGATAACAGTCGAGATAACACGCCAGGCAACGCGCCAACAGTGACAGACGAGGCCAGTGCGGTCGAGGCGCTGGGTTTGGCGCCACGCCTGGTGGCTTCGTCAATGAGCAACATCAAAGTTACTTATCCCTCCGATCTGCAACTGGCGGAAACCATTTTGAACGATTTTCAACGATGA
- the ispF gene encoding 2-C-methyl-D-erythritol 2,4-cyclodiphosphate synthase yields the protein MTSAFRIGQGFDVHALVAGRKLILGGVEIPYPKGLLGHSDADVLLHAMTDALLGAAGLGDIGRLFPDTDAQWADADSRHLLRLAVTAVEAAGWQVGNVDATIIAQAPRVLPYVSMMCANIASDLGIAVTAVNIKGKTTEHLGFTGRGEGIAAQAVVLLLGVA from the coding sequence ATGACGTCTGCTTTCCGCATTGGTCAAGGTTTTGATGTGCATGCGCTGGTAGCTGGCCGCAAGCTGATTCTCGGTGGTGTGGAAATACCGTACCCCAAGGGTTTGTTAGGCCATTCGGATGCAGATGTGTTGCTCCATGCGATGACCGATGCGTTACTGGGCGCTGCGGGTCTTGGTGATATCGGGCGGCTGTTTCCGGATACCGATGCGCAATGGGCGGACGCAGATAGTCGGCATTTACTGCGCCTTGCCGTAACCGCAGTAGAAGCGGCAGGCTGGCAGGTGGGTAATGTGGATGCCACCATCATTGCGCAGGCGCCACGGGTGTTGCCTTATGTGTCCATGATGTGTGCAAACATTGCATCCGATCTGGGCATCGCCGTTACCGCAGTCAATATCAAAGGCAAAACTACCGAGCATCTGGGCTTTACGGGCCGCGGTGAGGGTATCGCTGCACAGGCGGTGGTTTTGCTGCTGGGTGTGGCATGA
- a CDS encoding 2'-5' RNA ligase family protein: MNKHRVFFALLPDEEIASHLAALGQHVAARSGSRLTPVHNLHLTLVFAGGVTSAQMDTLVACAHTVSAAFGASLEVENEHEGELDLRVRLNRLGFWPQGGVLWAGCRLLPSNQHRPVTDARLFADSPAMMSALSAGALPWMLAAQLKHALLAAGLPMTLSMAPQFFVPHVTLARGVRCASLPRLGSPLGWSVREFVLLESIPQGMHPRYETRAVFPLYPDN; the protein is encoded by the coding sequence GTGAATAAACATCGCGTTTTTTTTGCACTATTGCCCGATGAGGAAATTGCCTCGCATCTCGCGGCTTTGGGGCAGCATGTGGCTGCTCGTAGTGGCAGCCGTCTCACGCCCGTGCACAACCTGCATCTGACGCTTGTCTTTGCGGGCGGAGTGACTTCAGCGCAGATGGATACGCTAGTGGCTTGCGCTCACACGGTGAGTGCTGCATTTGGCGCATCGCTTGAGGTGGAGAATGAGCACGAAGGCGAACTCGACTTGCGCGTGCGTCTCAATCGGCTTGGTTTTTGGCCACAAGGAGGCGTGCTCTGGGCGGGGTGTCGTTTGTTGCCGTCTAACCAGCATCGTCCAGTGACAGACGCAAGACTTTTTGCAGATTCGCCTGCGATGATGTCTGCACTGAGTGCTGGTGCGCTTCCCTGGATGCTGGCGGCCCAGCTCAAGCATGCTTTATTGGCGGCGGGCTTGCCTATGACACTGTCCATGGCACCGCAATTTTTTGTGCCGCATGTCACGCTTGCGCGGGGTGTGCGGTGCGCATCGCTGCCGCGTCTGGGCTCACCGCTCGGTTGGTCTGTGCGTGAGTTTGTGCTGCTCGAATCGATTCCGCAGGGGATGCATCCGCGCTATGAAACGCGGGCGGTATTTCCGTTGTATCCCGATAATTAA
- a CDS encoding group II truncated hemoglobin: MPLPSPDNASPKDATPYALLGGETAVRHLVKRFYALMDTRPQAQGIRRLHPADLAGSEDKLFMFLSGWLGGPPLFVEKYGHPMLRRRHLPFAISTDEASQWMSCMRQALAETTTNATLRAQLDVALTELALHMRNRQDQDAPAA, from the coding sequence ATGCCCCTGCCCTCGCCCGATAATGCATCCCCCAAAGATGCCACCCCGTATGCCCTGCTCGGCGGCGAAACGGCCGTACGTCACCTGGTAAAACGCTTTTATGCGCTGATGGACACCCGGCCCCAGGCACAGGGTATCCGCCGACTGCATCCGGCAGACCTTGCCGGTTCAGAAGACAAACTGTTCATGTTTCTTTCCGGCTGGTTAGGCGGACCTCCGCTGTTCGTCGAAAAATACGGCCACCCGATGCTACGCCGCCGTCATCTGCCATTTGCGATCAGCACCGATGAGGCCAGCCAATGGATGAGCTGCATGCGTCAAGCGCTGGCTGAAACGACGACTAACGCTACCTTACGTGCGCAACTTGATGTCGCGCTGACCGAACTCGCTTTGCATATGCGAAACAGGCAGGATCAAGACGCGCCCGCAGCGTGA